In Hippopotamus amphibius kiboko isolate mHipAmp2 chromosome 6, mHipAmp2.hap2, whole genome shotgun sequence, the genomic window tctaacGTCTGTTTTTTGGTAGCAGCATATGTACATACTGCATGTCTGTAATTTGTGaacaaatatacatacattttgaTTATATATGACAAAACTTTATGTGCAGTTAAAGGTGcaagattttgaaaaatacagattctcaagtatgctttgttcttttgttttgagaTAGTGCCATCTAGTGCATGTTTAGAATAActgctcattttttctttcacttcttgcCAGTTCTGTAATCTCACCTATTTTCAATCCCTTCTACagtttttcttaatgaaatatcATAGTTTAACATAACTTCTAAATAGTTACTgtcataattaataaataattattgatatatccAGATAAAAGTTTGCTGTGTCATTCAGTGCTTcaagtaatgttttaaaatgatttaaaatgtttgcatGAAATTTGAAGGTAGAAATCCTATAAGGATAGAAGTTTAAAAGAGGAGTGAAtaggttttttaatatttttttccccacgGTTTACCATGGAACATTTCAAACTTCCATTACAGGGCACATAGTATAACGAAGCCCATGTAACCCGTGTGTCCGTCACCCTGCTTAAATTACATTCAGTTCATGGTGTATTATGTTTCATCTGTTCTTCCCCAACtccatattattttgaagcaaagcataggcataattttcttttatttataaacatttccCAAACAGAATAATTTTAACATTCTTATGTAACAGGAgttacatgtataactgagttattAATTGCCATGTTCTTTATGCTATGCAGTGTTTACTTGTCTTTTACTACTCTGTTTCCGTAGTTATGGTCCTGATGTCTGTAGTCCTAAATCATAATCTCTTTTCCCGTCTCTCTGTCTGCCTCTAGGTTAGGCACAGAGGCTTTAAAGGGTTTAGTGGGAGCAGTTGAGTGTGGTATGAATAGTGGTTATTACTTTActtattttacttcttaaatttaagaacaatttgttatttctttgaaaCTACGGTAGTTGACAGTCCCATTTTCTCTATGGAATTGTAAAGGAGAAAGACATTATAACATcttaaatagtaaaatatattattaaaaatggtCCTGGATATCTgtcttattcagatttcttttgattcaaCACAGAAAAAGCCTATTACATTGTTAGGTTAATGGTTGACATGTTTTTTGcattaaaagtattatttttacagCATATGGAAGAGAAGGTGTGAAAATGAACTTCATAGATCGTATCTTTATTGGTGAATTAACTAGCACGGTCATGTGTGAAGAATGTGCAAATGTAGGTACTTTGGAATTCACTTCAACATGGAATAGATTACAGtcacattgtttttattgttttctttcacaTGTAATCATCagcagtcatttatttttatttgtgacaGATGACTACATAgtagtttttaaaagtcttttaaaaatacatccttCACTCCTAGAAAATAAACAcgttgtataatttttttaagtaaatatgttATCTAATTTTCCTCTTGACACACCTGTGAAGTTCATTTAGCCTATTTTAATATGCTCCAATGTGTTAGCTACTCATTTgggttgaaaatgaaagaaacctCTGGGAAGAGAATAACTGTCTTAATATAATTTTGCATTGCCTTAAATTGTAATCccaatagaaataatttaatgtaGTAACACAATTTAGGCTGATCTACTTTTAAAGTTTACGTATATATGacttgaagttttttttaagcAGACTTGACAAATCTTTGAATGTAGTGACAACTTTCATTTTGAATGCCATCTATACTTTAATAACTTCTTAAAGAATGTATAAACTTTTATAGGTTTTCAATTGCTTGGTAAGGAGTGTTTCCAAAAGCATATGGCATATGATAGGTTTCAACTTATGTCAGATTTTAATCATACAAGAGAGTCTTTATGTCCATCTTCCTGTCCCAGACTATGCAGTACCTTTCCGATTATATATTCTATCTCCTTCTAGCCTGTCATACTGAAGCACAGAATGTGTCAGCATGctattacagttgacccttgaacaacatgggtttgaactgcaaggGCCCACTTACACGCAGATTTTCTTCAGTAAAGACTGTCAGTGCTGCAGTACTACACAGTCTGCGTTTGGTTGCATCTGCAGATGTGGAGCCCTGGATACTGAGCGCCGACTGTGAAGTTACACTCTGATTTTTGACTGTTGGGTGGGATGGGGATCGGCATCCCTAACCCCCACGTTGTTCAGTGGTCAAACTCCATTTAAATTTTTAGTGTATTTAACATagaaactgatttcttttttataagcTAAAGAGTATCTTTTAAGATAGAATTATCCGAAAGAATCTACAAAGCACAGTCAAACTCTCTGGCTTTTTACATGGCTTTTTCTTAACATTTCGTATTTTATTTATGTTGTGGTCCTAATTTCACCGAAAATATGTTTATATCTTCAGTTAATCAGTTTTATTAAacacagtttattttaaagttaaatattacAGGTTAGTCATATTAATAGTACTATAAAATTCAGCTGGGTTGCATTTATTGATGTTTTGGGATATCTTGTTTTGATTAACAATATGTGTTCCTATACCCAATTAAATTACTGTTTGTTCCAGGGACATTTTTTAACTTAAGATTTTACGTTGCCTGGGAAGTTTGATTTCTTTAAGACTTTACAAAACTACATTGCCTATATTAGAATTCTAACTGACGTTctcaatatgttttctttttaagatctCCACGGTGAAAGATCCTTTTATTGATATTTCACTTCCTATAATAGAAGAAAgggtaagaagaaaaaaacaagtctTTTTGTGAAGGGCATTTATGAATTCATATATTTAGGCATTTGTTGAGTAGATTATCAGATATCTGAGAGTCATTACTTTTTATAGGCAGTAATTGAGTTTGTACAGTGTATTTGATATTGTATGGGTAAAGTATGATATAGTTCTTATTCTCAAGGAATTTAAgcctttatgttttatattttgagaattaatgTTTAGGAAATTACATTTCAAATGAAttagaaatgttaaaaagtaGATGATATCCAGAATTTATTTCCTAAAGAAGTTTTGTGTTATATATATGGTATTTTATAGGCTTCAAAACCTGTACTTTTGGGAAGAATGAGTAAATATAGAAGTTTACAGGACACAGATAATGGTCAATACAATGGCACTGTTGCTACAGAAAATACTCATCAACCTAGAGCCACCAAGAAGCATTCTTCATCTAAAGATAAGGTAAGATTATGTGCATTTGTGAGAcgtctgtttttttaaaactttttattaagaaaaattgcaaaagtatacaaaagtagagaaagaagtaTAATAAACTCCCATGTACCCATTTCTCAGCATCGTAGTTACCACCTCACAGCTAATCACGTTTTATCTGTATGTATCCCACATTTTCCTCCTCACCATCctagattattttgaaataaatcacaAATATATCATATACTTAAATGTATATCTCTAAAAGCTGCTTTTTAAAGACATAGCCATTGTATCATTATTGtacctgaaaatatttaaaacttaataGCATAAACATCTAGTCATAATTTAAATTTCTGCAATTGTCTCATAAAacacttgtttttgcttttgaaaacatatttgaatTTAGGATCTAAAAAAGATCAATAGATTGCCAtgtcttttaaatgtcttttaatcCACAGATtccacctttctttttctttgcgatttatttgttgaagaaatcagATCTTTTTTTTCAGCAGTCTCTCACATTCCCACATCAGTAGTGCTTCATTTTGCATGTTATAGTAATTCATTTCGCCTGTTGGGGTAATTCATTTTGCATGTGGTAATTCATCTTCATAGTAAGAGGTGCCTCTGttccttttgtttcctctctAAGGCAGTTAGAGCTAGATGCCTGTTTAGGTTTaagtttgattatttatttaatttttggcaagAAAACTTTTAAGTGGTGGTGAATATTTCCATCAGGAGGTGCACATCATGTttgatgtttctctttctgtgatgTTATCAGTCATTGATGACCATTGTCTGGACCCATTATTTCACGAGGGACATACCTGGTTGATGAATTATGCCATATAGATTTAAAGACATCAGTCTGAATTTgcacctcattaaaaaaaaacttttttatatgATATGATTTGTACTAACTTGGCAAATTGATGTATTACAAGATTTAACTTATTACCCTGTTAGAAAGCCCTGTAAGGGGCAAGACTACAGAGATTATGCAAAGGTTTACACTTGAAAACCTTCTGTCATAGCTCTGTTTCACGGAAGTCCTGTTCTCTCTCCATAAATAGGTAACCAATTTTGTTGGTTTCCTgtgtaaaagtttatttttaaattagagctTTTTGTTAGCATATCTTCTGTTGATTGTAGTTTGGGTAGATTTAGAAAATGGATTTCAGAAGTACTAGAAATAGTATTTTGTGATTGTGGAATGTTTAAATAAGACTTACTGGCATTTATTTTCAGTAAGGTCACAAGattcttttctctgaaaacaCTATCAACTTACAGAATCAACTAATTCATAGCAGAAAACGTACAAGAAAATTGTCGTGTGGAGAAGATAAAGCTGTTGTCATAtaccaggaaaatgaaaacccTGAAATGAATAGAGACTCTTCATTGTTTGCAAGCATCATGAAGACTGAGTCAGCTCTGACTGAAAGCCCTGCCGACGGCAGTGAAAAAGAAGCCAGCCTTTCTGAGAGCAGCGCAGATGCTGACAGCGAGGCTTCAGAGTCTGAGAGTGCTCCCAGGCAGACCTTGTTGTTGAGATCCAGCAGTGGGTACTGTGTGCACACAAATGGACACCTTCGCCATCCATCACAGAGTGAACCATTCACCAAGGAGAGTGACAGCGGTGATGAGGGAGTGGCGGAAGCTATTTCCGAACTTCATTTGAGCAGGACTGTAACTGGAGAAAGGGATTCTGACAGGGAAAATCAGCCACTAAACGTTTCcaataatttgtgtttttcagaGGACAAGCACACGGTTTCTCACAGCCCCCAAAGTGCTTTTCAGACCCTTTCTGAGAGCTATATAACCACTTCTAAAGAATGTTCAGTTCAGTCCTGTCTCTGTCAGTTTACATCTTTGGAATTACTAATGGGGAATAACAGGCTTCTGTGTGAGAACTGTACCGAAAAGAAACAGAAGTACCCAAAGGAAACCAGTTCTGCAGGTAAATAttcagcttaattttttttaaagtattcatggATTACCTGATAATCAGTGACTAGTGGGTCAGAGATCCCACTTAGAGGAACCTAAGAACCTTGTCTCCATACTTTAGTTGCTTATTCATATTTGTACCTCAGCACTGAAGACACTGACGGGGCAGAGTAAATTTCCAATAgatttttgttgaaataaattgaagaataggAAGTATCCATCTCTGctttgaaaatgcaaatccaCATCATCTTATTTCAGGAAACCAGCTATCTGAAATCTTTGCAGAAAAAATTTCTGTGAAACTTGTAATCGTAACACTCATGAGATTAATGTTGCTCATTATCCCATCAGTCTAGTGTACAGTCCTCTCATACGATGTGAGTttgaatattttaagtaattGTACATTATAAAGCTGGCAATATAAGAACTATGTTTTGTTGACCAGAGAAAAGTGGAAAAGGGAGATTTGTCAAGTAAGAAATTTTTGGCGCACCCATAGACTTGATTACATGGAGAGAACACTCTGATTCTTAGTAACTGGTTGTTTCAgaatgtaggttttattattcAGGTATGATGAGCCTAACAGATAAGGATACGATTGCCACTGAAAAGATAGTTTGTTACTTATAGTTCCCAAGAGGAGGGGGCACGCTAAGCCATGCCACACAGGGCCACAAGGGGAAGCTCCAGGGTTGGCCAGGAGACAGAGGGAGCGAGGGGGAAACTCCAACAAGAGCCTTTATTGTGGTGCTGGAGGGCAGGAATGGGTGAGACAGGGTAGACAGGCTTAGCATTGACTGGTAGTTTTGAATAGTATCTGTGGACTCTGAGGTATTGGGCCTGTCTatagttgtctggtacctggctcTGGTGTGATTAGGGCAGGTGAATAGTGGCCTAGAGTATTAGAGCCCAATAACGGAGGTGGTTGGGGTATGGGCTTTGGATTGGTTGCTTTGCATGTGAAAATTGTTTACTATCTAGGCATTAGCTAGCTCTGGGAAAGGACCTTTCCAGTGTCAGCAAGGCctcagatgtcaaagcatcagaataaaGGCATGATTAATACATTAGTAATTAAAGAAATATCTAGATGGGAGAGGAAGAAATGCCAGCTTACATTAATCCAAGTTAAATATTCAAATTCTATCACAAGTCTTTTCTAACAACCTCTTATTGAAATGTCGCATCATTCCCATGATACGTGATCTCCTTTCACTGCAATAAGTAGTGACCCAATATTTTCAACTACAGGTATGTTTCTGATGATGTTTGACTGAAGGGCATTGACATAAGTTACTACTGGTGTGTctgctttccagcttccaaagTTATGTTGCAAGTGTCACCTCCCCTATTCTTTGTCCTTAGAAGtgtgtgccttaaaaaaaaaaaatccctttcatATTAGTGGAGTTTGAGGAATGAGTAGAGCCCCCCTGTAATCagaaatctaatttattttttaacattttcaaaaatgtggTATGATGCTTCTATTTAAATGTTTACTATATTATATGGTAGATAATATATAAGATGGAacttcataaataaatttattatattgtattttatgcagaaaagaaagcagaaggggTTTATACTAATGCCAGGAAGCAATTGCTCGTTTCTGCTGTTCCAGCTATCCTAATTCTCCATCTTAAAAGATTTCATCAGGTAAATTCCCAATAGTAGCACTATACAAATTTTCATCATATGTTTTGCAGAGCCCTAAGTCTAGTAAAGTACTGTCAAGGATTAGACAGTAAtttattgaatttaaaaatttgtctttggGGATTTACTGCTTTTTCAGCAATAAGAGCTTACAAGACTTTTCTAAATAAGATTGTTTCATtcacaatatttgaaaatttaggtGGTAGGAACCTCagtgggggtgtgtgtatgtgtgtgtgtgtgtgtgtgtgtgtgtgtgtgtgtgtgtgtgtgtgtgggtatgtatggaaaataagattttttaagaaCCCTTAGAAGCAGGGAAATAACAACATGCACATAGCTTTCTGAGCTCACATTCCAGTGAGAGGGGTGCTTGGGCTGGGTGTGGCTGGCTGGGACTAATTGCAAAAAGGACTGCAAGTGCAAGGCAGGCCCCACTCTTGTAGAACTCTAATGGAAGAGaacttaaatgtttttaatgtatcAGTTTTTTTGCCATTTGTTTATACCTTTAATTCAATGccttgtcttaattttttttttttttttgcatttgataaaatgattttaaagtttttctggAAGAAActttagtaattaaaacagtatagtCAGAATTGTCAGTAAATAAAATTTGAGTACAATTTAAAACTCTTTTGTTATGATACTGGATGAATCTCAAATCAGTTGGGAAGGAGACCAGATTATTCAGTAAAGGACTTAGGAAGGATAGGTGTTTGATGACATAAAAGTTTAGAGCTTCCTTCTAGACCATATATATCAATACTATTTTcagacaaatgtttttaattgtatgaaataaattatcaaaagactagaagaaaactTGATGGAAATTATTAACCTGACCTGTGTGTGAAAGATTTTCTAAGTATAAAACCCTTGAAAGAAATCTCAAGGGAAGAGATTGAAAGCTTTAATTATATATCTGCAACATTTCAGGTGGGCCACAGATGGGCAGGAAGACATTTTTCTCTATACCTCATCCCTCTCCACGGAAATTAGATTAAGTTCTTGATTTTCTATAGTCAGCATTACAGAAACTCAGTGGAAATGAAATGGCCATGGAGAGCAGAAACAGATGTATCAAGTCTCATTGCAGTACATCAGAATGTGAAATGGAAGGTGTATATCTGCAGGGGCTGTGTGTGAACAAGATGGAGGCATGCCAGATCTGAGAATGATGTACCacagttattttatatttggttctTACATCCCTTTTAGGAACAGCTTACAGAAAGAAATTCATGCCCTTAAAGGGAAATTTTTGTAGACATCTCAGTCCCTTCTTGTTCTCAGGCTAAATGTAGTGTCTGCAAAGCCACATTAGCATTCCCTGGGACTGTAAATTATCGGGATCAGATTCTCTCAGCAGTGTCTCTGCTTGTAGTTTTTTAGTGGCCCTGAAAACCTGTTTCCCTGTAGTAACTGTAGAGTTGTATATCAGAAACATCCACAACACTGAAAGGCAAATCTCAACAAGATAGAGCTCTTTGTCATAAATAGGGCAAATGATTAATCAACTATGTAAAGAGCTCTTaaagatcaataagaaaaatatcaagactCTAATAGTAAAATAGTAAAAACCATGAATTGACGGTTCACAGAAGTAAAATTCCAAGAAAGTATGAAAGAACGGTTCACTCTTCGCAACaaagcaaatggaaaacaaaatgacgTGAGATTCCTTTTTTAGCCTGTCCAATTTGGCAACGAGTGTAACAGTGTTGATAGAAGTCTCTTCTATTAATGGATGATTTCTCAATAGCAAAGTACTGTTTGGGGAGGACACATTAGCCGATGATCTCAGACAGTGCTGGTATCAGCTGCTTATAGAGGTCAcctgatgagaaaaaaaggaggCAAACACGTTGAATACAGACTAAATAGTTATTCCTGACATATGACTTCATAATTTTATGTCTGATTAGTTGAAAATACAAATCACTAAGTGGCTATATGTtggcaaaaaaaatgttttttttctcctttaaagaaAGGTAAGAAATAGGCAACAGATCTGTAGTAAAAGTTATGTGATTAGTACACAAATAAAAAGACTAGTCATTACAGTAAGTCCTGAAAGCTTTGCATAAAAGATTGTATCTATTAATTTTGTCTACCCAAACATCTCAGATTTAAGTATCTACTTCTTCCAAGAGAGTCCATTTCTATTTGCGGGTTTCCTAGCCTTTATCTTTGATAGTCTATCAGCAAATTTTTATCATTACCTAATGCAAAGTGTACATTTTTCAAGGCCTGCCTTTGGAAACTAGAAATAGGGAAAGAAATAGAGCTTGCTTAAGAACATGAATATTCATTttgatttatataatatataatttttacttttattcataaAATGATTTGAGTGttcaggctttttttctttttagtgaatGACTATCACTAAATTTTAGGACTGAAAAGGACCTAATCTAATTCATTTATACCCATTTTCTGCCTTGATCTAGATGAGGTTGTCTGGAGTCAAGTTAACTGTTAACCAGTCATTGAGTCAGGCCTAGAACACCAGACTCCTGACTCTTCAGTTGAGTACATTTTTATGATAGCATATGTGTCAGTAGCTTAGCTTTTAtcacattgcatttatttttccttaagtgtTGAAAGGCACAGTGAAAGCAATTATTTCCATATTGTTTGTGGTAAAAATAGCCATGTAAATGAATGATCTTTGCAGTAACAGTTTATGAAACCTAATTGAGAACTTAATGCTATATCAGTTTTGGACTGTTCGTTAGTCATGTTTTTATATCTATGAAAAAAACTAACTTCTAGGATTCCTCTTTCGGTTTTAATTAACAAACACAATGATCTAGATTGTTTGttacattaagaaaaatttttttggtgtttttgttttgaggcTGGCTTGAGTCTTCGCAAAGTGAACAGACATGTAGATTTTCCACTTATGCTTGACTTAGCACCATTCTGTTCTGCTACTTGTAAGGTATAGTATATTAAGATATTTAATTGTCCTGCAAATAATGTGCTTCAACATATCCTATGTATTGTTTATTAGGCcatgtcttcctccctccctttcaccctctctctctctctttccccttccctccctctctccctttcttccttccatccagCATTTAACACACGGAATATGACTTTTGTCCTTTGAGAGATAGAATAAGCTGAAAGATGCATAAAACATGAGTGAGGCATGATGTTTGTGAAGATGAAAGCTACTTGTAAATACTACTAGAATCAGGTAGTTGCTGAGAGAAGAAAGCAGATTTTGTGCCCTCTCCTGTTCCTTGTGAATGATGTGCTTAATTGGCAATAGTTTTAGCATTTGAAGAGTTCTTTATCTTTTGTAAATCAATATACAAGTGCCTTGTTTTTCATGCCATTTCACGTACACTACTAAGAATAGTGTATTTGTCAACTGAGTATGATACTTTAAAATTACTAATACTTTGATAATTAGATAGAGAAAGGAAACTGGTTTATAATTGCTCATACCTGTATGTAGGAACTCTGTAGGTGAAATTGATGACTTTGTTTTCCATGAGGGAACCAAACAGTTTGGGGTAACTAGCATATTGTCCTGCTCATGATTATCAGCAGCCTAGGTTTTGTGGTACATAAACTTATGGAACTTAATACTTTCAATATATTGatcaatcaaaacaaaaatatcttaaatGCAATTTTTCAGGGAATCCAATTCATCTGCAATGGAATACCATCACTATATGTCAGTAATTTACTTTCAGTATTCATAGAATTTGATAATGTGGTAAACAAAATATCTAGCAAGCTCTGTactaacaaaaacatattttttaaaagtacctaTTATGGAGAATTTCCAACATACACCAAAGTAGACAGAACAGTACAATGAACCTCTAGTACCCATCATCCAGGCCCCACACGTTAGGTATATGGCCAGTCTTGCCCCATCCACACACTCATCTACTTCCTCCTcttatattattttttgtctcctattattttgaagcaagtATCAGGCATCATTTCATTCATAAATCTTTTCCTGTATGTGTCTCTAAAAGATAAGAACCACCTGCCCCTTTTTaaacataaccacaataccactttcacactaaaaaaattaactaattttttcaTATCATCTAGTGTATATATTTCCAATTGtctaataaatgaaatttttaaaatgaattagtaTCAAAATAAGGACTACACATCATgattgaaaaatatcttttagtcttttttaatgtacagtttccctctcccctctctgccccttgcaatttatttattggagAACCTGGATCATCATTCTGGTAGTTTCCTGTAGTTTAAATTTTGATGATTATTCCTTTATCCTCTTTATCCTACAAATAGGTAGTTTGGATCAAGAGAGATCCAACTTGGACAGATTCAGGTTTGatattcctcccacccccactcccacccccagtaAGGCTATTTCATAGGGAGTGTTCTGTTCTTTCATCAGCTGGTACATAATGCCAGTTACCTTTCTGTGGTATTACCGACCAGTCTTGCTCAGTGAGTTCATTAAGAATTACAGAATGGTGatatcctatttttctttcttcatttatttgctagAATACTTCTatataaagagaaattattttcatctatttAGCTATCCTATGGTATAGTTCTTACAGAAAAGGCAGGGTAAATGCTCAGTTCTTTTCTTGTCCCTCTTTTAAACCAGTTTTCAGAATGATGAATTCATTCACCATCATCCTCAAACTGTCATCAGTTAATGTATCAGTATGAATTCATGGATTTAGACACATTAAATATGTTTCAATTTACTgtacttttcttttaattcatgGTCTAATACATTAGT contains:
- the USP45 gene encoding ubiquitin carboxyl-terminal hydrolase 45 isoform X3 encodes the protein MFLKHKRFHYSSNNKKRYTSGPAKRKGMAGEVWEDTKRGASVSSSCGMRMHHLPGTLTDAFSGIIKLCEEKCETGEKNKGRKGSSVTSVKGITNLGNTCFFNAVIQNLAQSYILTELMDEIKEHGTKLKIVPSSDSQLDPLVVELSSPGPLTSALFLFLHSMKETERGPLSPKVLFNQLCQKAPGFKSFQQQDSQELLHYLLDAVRTEETKRIQAGILKAFNNPTTKTADDETRRKVKAYGREGVKMNFIDRIFIGELTSTVMCEECANISTVKDPFIDISLPIIEERASKPVLLGRMSKYRSLQDTDNGQYNGTVATENTHQPRATKKHSSSKDKNQLIHSRKRTRKLSCGEDKAVVIYQENENPEMNRDSSLFASIMKTESALTESPADGSEKEASLSESSADADSEASESESAPRQTLLLRSSSGYCVHTNGHLRHPSQSEPFTKESDSGDEGVAEAISELHLSRTVTGERDSDRENQPLNVSNNLCFSEDKHTVSHSPQSAFQTLSESYITTSKECSVQSCLCQFTSLELLMGNNRLLCENCTEKKQKYPKETSSAEKKAEGVYTNARKQLLVSAVPAILILHLKRFHQAGLSLRKVNRHVDFPLMLDLAPFCSATCKNVNVGEKVLYGLYGVVEHSGSMRGGHYTAYVKVRTPSRKLLEHITGKKNVPGLKEPASESAGQWVHVSDTYVQVVPESRALSAQAYLLFYERIL
- the USP45 gene encoding ubiquitin carboxyl-terminal hydrolase 45 isoform X4 codes for the protein MAGEVWEDTKRGASVSSSCGMRMHHLPGTLTDAFSGIIKLCEEKCETGEKNKGRKGSSVTSVKGITNLGNTCFFNAVIQNLAQSYILTELMDEIKEHGTKLKIVPSSDSQLDPLVVELSSPGPLTSALFLFLHSMKETERGPLSPKVLFNQLCQKAPGFKSFQQQDSQELLHYLLDAVRTEETKRIQAGILKAFNNPTTKTADDETRRKVKAYGREGVKMNFIDRIFIGELTSTVMCEECANISTVKDPFIDISLPIIEERASKPVLLGRMSKYRSLQDTDNGQYNGTVATENTHQPRATKKHSSSKDKNQLIHSRKRTRKLSCGEDKAVVIYQENENPEMNRDSSLFASIMKTESALTESPADGSEKEASLSESSADADSEASESESAPRQTLLLRSSSGYCVHTNGHLRHPSQSEPFTKESDSGDEGVAEAISELHLSRTVTGERDSDRENQPLNVSNNLCFSEDKHTVSHSPQSAFQTLSESYITTSKECSVQSCLCQFTSLELLMGNNRLLCENCTEKKQKYPKETSSAEKKAEGVYTNARKQLLVSAVPAILILHLKRFHQAGLSLRKVNRHVDFPLMLDLAPFCSATCKNVNVGEKVLYGLYGVVEHSGSMRGGHYTAYVKVRTPSRKLLEHITGKKNVPGLKEPASESAGQWVHVSDTYVQVVPESRALSAQAYLLFYERIL